The following DNA comes from Eubacteriales bacterium.
TTTGGTGGAGGCGAGGGGAGTTGAACCCCTGTCCGAAAGTTACAATATTGAATTTTCTCCGGGCTAAGTATGCGTATTTATAAAATTTCCCGATGTGAATCCCCCACATACAGGGTTTTTCGATCAGTAGCTTCATAAATCCATCTGCTACGCAAAGCTTAGTAGCAGCAGTACCCCGTTAAATTACGCCTGTCTTTGAGCCACGGGACTCCCGAAGCAGACGGCAGCTGCGATTAAGCAGCAAATGCTAATTGTTCGTTATTTTTTGCGTTTAATTTTAAGCTCTGAATTTTTTAACGAAGATTTCAAAAAACTTCGGCCCGCTTATCCAATACCGATTACCCCCGTCGAAAGCCATATACGCCCCCATGTTATCTATTATTATCTCTTAAATGGCGCTCCATATCTCGCTTGGCATCCTTTTTAGCCATGTCTTCCCTTTTATCATAAAGCTTCTTGCCTTGTGCGACAGCAAGTTCCATCTTAACAAGGCCTTTGCTTAAATAAATGCTTAAGGGTACGAGCGTAAGCCCTTTTTGCATCACCATTGCATTTAATTTGCGTATTTCGCTTTTATGAAGCAGCAGTTTCCTTACCCTAAGTGGGTCTTTATTAAATATATTGCCTTTTTCGTAAGGGCTTATATGCATGTTATAAACAAGCATTTCGCCGTTCTTTACCTGGGCAAAACTGTCCCTTAAATTGACCTTGCCCTGCCTTATGGATTTAACCTCCGTTCCGACCAGTTCAAGCCCTGCTTCATACGTATCCTCTATGAAATAATCATGCCGCGCCTTTTTATTTTGCGCTATTATCTTTACGCCTTTTTGCATATTGACCTCTTAATTAAATTATACTATTTCAAAGGTTACTGAACAAGTTCAAATTCCACCCTCTTCTGGCGGACATCTACGCTTTTAACGTAGACTTTGACCTTATCGCCCAGGCTATACCTCTTTTTAGTCCTCTCTCCTATGACACAGTAAAGCTTTTCAAAATAGACGTAAAAATCATCCTTGATTGAGCTTAGCAAAACTATACCTTCAATAGTATTATCAAGCTCTACAAACATCGCATTTTGTGTAACTCCGGATATCATGCCATCATACTTTTTGCCAACTTTGTCTTCCATATACTGAGCCTTTTTTATAGCCTCTATTTCACGCTCTGCTTCCATCGCGCGCCGCTCGTATTTAGATGATGTATCTGAAACAGCCGCTGCCTCTTTCCTTTTCTTATCTAAATTTTTCATTTTACCGTTAAGAGTATTCGATATTACCCTGTGTATATAAAGGTCCGGATACCTTCTTATCGGTGAAGTAAAGTGGCAGTAAAACTTAAATCCAAGCCCAAAATGGCCCCTGCATTCGTCTGAATATTCCGCCTTTTTCATAGACCGGAGGACTATTCTGCTTATTATATTTTCAAATTCCTCACCATTACACAGAGTAAGGATATTTTGTATGTCCTTTGTGTGGACATTGTCCGGCCTGCCCTTAAACTTATATCCCAAGTTAGCCAAAAATACTGTTAAAGCCTCCATCTTTCCGGCATCCATCTTATCGTGCACCCTATATATGAATGGAATATCCCTATAAAAATATTCCTCCGCAACGACTTTGTTAGCCATCAGCATAAACTCTTCTATCATATGTTCTGAAATGCCGCGTTCACGAACATGGACGTTTAATGGCTTACCGTTTTCATCGACATCTATTTTAGCTTCGTCTATGTTTAAATCGATGCTGCCGGCCGCCTTTCTGTTTTCTTCTAAAATACCGGCCAACTCTCTTGCCAGCAATATATCGCTAAATATATCTTCGTATTTGACTTTTAAAGCTTCATCTCCGCCCAAGATTTTATTTACATTGTTGTATGTCATCCTGTGTTTAGATTTAATAAAGCTCTTGCATATCCTATGCGACATAACCTGCCCTTTTTCATCTATATCCATCACACACGAAAGAGTCAGCCTTATCTCCTTTTCATTAAGCGAACATACCCCGTTTGACAGTACTTTAGGCAGCATAGGAACTACCTTATCCAACATATATACGCTTGTGCCGCGCTCAAGTGCACTTTTATCAAGCTCGCTTCCTTTACGAACATAATGCGATACGTCTGCTATGTGCACGCCCAGGCGGTAAACGCCATTAGATTTGCCTACGGATATTGCATCGTCTAAATCCTTTGCGTCGTCGCCGTCAATCGTAAAGACGTTGTCTGAAGTAAAATCTTCCCTGCCGTTTAAATCCTCGGCTATCGGGTGCCTTGCTGCCTTCTCGCTTTCTTTAATAACTTCGTTAGAAAACTCCTCGGGAATACCAAAGGCGCGTACTACAGACAATACATCTATACCTTTTTCATGCTCAGTCCCCAACAGCTCAATTACAGTTCCCTCTGCATGCCTTTCTCCACGTGCCCGTGCATCTATCCTGACAACTACCTTTTGGCCGCTTTTAAGGCCCTGCTGCCCTCTTCTTCTTATATAGATATCGTCATAGCACCTGTTGTCCGGGATGACCATCACAGCCCTCCCGTTTTTATCAACGGTTCCAACAATAACCTGAGAAGACTCCTTTAATACCCTTTCTATAATACCTTCTGCGCTTTTTCCATCCTTTGCCGTCTCGCTTACCTTAACTAAAACAGTATCTCCGTTTATAGCCCCGTTTTTATTGCCCGGCGGAATAAATATATCTCCCGTATCGTTATAGACAAAGCCAAAGCCTCTTTGATTGGCGCAAAACTCACCGGTTATATATCCTACGTGGAGTGGAAGAGCCAACTTAGCTCCCTTTGTCCTGAAAAGTTTATACTCGCCTATCAGTTCAAAAGCAGCCCTGTCTATGTCGTCCCCTTTTGCTTCATCTTTAAGGTATTCCTTTACCTTCTTTATCGGCATAGGCGTTCCTTTTTCTTCAATTACTCTAATGATCTCTTCTTTAATACTCATTTAATCTCCATAAAAATTTTTAAAAAAAGCGTGCCACTAGAGCACGCTTAAATATCTTTTTTACTTGGCATCACGAAAACTTTTGGATGATAAGAAGTGCAACGGCTATTATCATGAAACCCACAGCGCAGATTTTTGTAAATCTGGCCATTTTGGCTTCCATTCCTCTTGCCTTTTTTGATCCTCCTCCAAATGAAGTATCCGAGGCGCCACCAAGTGCTCCTGATACACCTGCACCCTTGCTGGGTTGCAGTAACACAGTTACTATCAACACTATTGCAAATATGCAAAGAATAACTTGTAATATTATTGATAAAATTTGCATGTAAAAACCTCCAAATTACATAACATGCTGATAATAACATAGTTTATAATAAAAATCAATATATTATTTATAAATCTGCATCTTAAAAATAACGCATATAATTAGTATGTTTTAAAAATAAAATAAAATAATAAATATATGAATATAAAAGATAAATTTCAAAAATCAAGGCCTAAAAAAAGAGCTATCGTAAACATTGCAGTCGGTTTATTCTCCGGTATAATAAATGGATTTTTAGGTTCTGCTGGCGGTATAGCTGTAGTTGAGTGCTTGGAACTAGAAGGCTATGAAACTAAAGTCTCCCATGCAACCGCATTATTAGTGATACTTCCGCTTTCTATATTAAGTGTCATATTTTACGCCGGTTCCGGTTATTTAGAAGTAAACTCCCTTATATTTTTGTCAATAGGTTCTCTTATAGGTGGCATTTTAGGTGCAATGCTGCTTAAAAAAGCCAGCCCTAAGTTTATAAACCGCCTCTTTACACTTATTATCATCGTTTGCGGAGTGAGGATGTTGTTTTGAATATAATCCTCATTATAACTGGGACAGCATTCGGGATCATAGGTGGTATGGGAATGGGCGGCGGTGTGATATTAATACCTGTATTAACTTTATTGCTTAGCTTTTCCCAGCATGGTGCGCAGGCTTTAAACCTTGCCATATTTTTTCCAATGGCCGTAGCCGCCATTGTCCTTCATTTTAAGCATAAGTTAATACGCCTAAGATCAGCGGTAAAACTAATAATAGGAGGACTGCCCGGTGCCGCACTAGGTGCATACCTTGCTATTTTGCTGGACGAAAGGACACTGCGTACTGTATTCGGCACGTTTTTGCTCCTAGTTGCAGCATATAGAATTTATATTATGGAAATCAAAGACAAAAAGAGCAAAAAACTTTAATCCTGCCTTACAGTTTTCAAAACCACTCTTTTGAAAAAGACATTCTTTACCGTTAAGACGAACTTTTTATCCGGAAAATCTTTATAATCATAAAGCATTATCTTTTCCGGGGCTAAATTTATAAGCATACTCAAAACGATATCAGAAGAAGACATACTCCCTTTAATGCCCAAGTTGCTCTCATATTTAGCGTAATCTATTTCGTCGCCGTTTTCATCTGACAACACATATTTGTTGCCTTCGTATTTTAAATTAACAAGCTTTTTAACGGGTTTTTTTATCGATACGAAATACCTTAGAATGCTGATAAAATCCCGGTAATCCTTTTCCAGAATATACCCTTGCACAACACGCTTTAACATATCTTCCCATGATTTTTTATGGTCCTGTAAGCGGAAATTTAAAAATCCATCCAAAATTATTTCATTTTTTTTACTCTCTTCAAAATATTTTCTAACCCGTTTTTCTATATCAACTTTTGTCAAAGTATAATTGTCTATCTTGTCTTTTTTTCTGAACCACAGTAACCTTAGCGTCTTAATCAATACGTCGCATTGAGCGCGTTCTTCTAAAAAAGCATACTTTTTTTTCACAGTTTCAACTAAAAACCTAAGCTGCATGTTTTCAACTATTACATCAGATATTATCCTTGATATCAGTATATCGCCTTCAACGTCTTTCGCCTCAACTTCAAACAATATAGCGCCTTTGCCCTTTTCTTCGTTTTTTATTATTTTTAAATGTTTACAACGTTCTATTTTCCTTTTAAGCAACGTATGGACATATTCACTTTTTTTAGTAAGAACTATAGAGTATTTCAATTTTTTATTCACTTTCTATCCTGATAGAATACAATATGCTTCCTGCCATAATAATGTTTTTGCGTTAAATTTAGTATGCTCATATTTGACTTATAGCAAATTAACAATATCTAGATAAAAAGTCCAAAAAAAGAGTTTCTCTTATTGACATAATTTTAAAATGATTTTATTGTAATTTATAGTAACAAATTTTTATTTTAATTTAAGGAGGGTTAAATGTCTATCGCTGGTGCAAAAGCCAGAAGTATTTTTAAAGACGGGCATAATTGTTCTCAATCAGTACTTTTGGCCTTTTCAGACGAATTTAATATCGACCCAGATACTCTTTTAAACCTCGCCTCTTCTTTTGGAGGCGGCATGGGAAGGTTAAGAGAAGTATGCGGTGCTGTAAGCGGCATGTTTATGGTCGTAGGTCTTAAATACGGATATTCTGATCCTAAAGATTATAATGCCAAATCCACTCATTATAAATTGATACAATATCTCGCAAAAGAGTTTAAGCGTCAAAACGGTTCTATCATATGCAGGGAATTGTTAAAAGAACGTAAAGACCAGAATACATTTGTTCCTGAAAAAAGAACTGAAACTTACTATCAAACCCGCTCATGTCCTGACATGGTAGAAATGGCCGCTGCAATTGTAGAAAAAATAATGAATGTAACCGGAAAAATAGCAATTGCATGTGATAACGGTGTTATTTCCCCAGAACTTGAAAACTGCACTCAATTTTTGGTTTTCAGCATAAGCGGTAACGTCATTGTAAAATGCGAAACCGTAACTTGCGACTTAAA
Coding sequences within:
- the smpB gene encoding SsrA-binding protein SmpB — its product is MQKGVKIIAQNKKARHDYFIEDTYEAGLELVGTEVKSIRQGKVNLRDSFAQVKNGEMLVYNMHISPYEKGNIFNKDPLRVRKLLLHKSEIRKLNAMVMQKGLTLVPLSIYLSKGLVKMELAVAQGKKLYDKREDMAKKDAKRDMERHLRDNNR
- a CDS encoding putative sporulation protein YtxC encodes the protein MNKKLKYSIVLTKKSEYVHTLLKRKIERCKHLKIIKNEEKGKGAILFEVEAKDVEGDILISRIISDVIVENMQLRFLVETVKKKYAFLEERAQCDVLIKTLRLLWFRKKDKIDNYTLTKVDIEKRVRKYFEESKKNEIILDGFLNFRLQDHKKSWEDMLKRVVQGYILEKDYRDFISILRYFVSIKKPVKKLVNLKYEGNKYVLSDENGDEIDYAKYESNLGIKGSMSSSDIVLSMLINLAPEKIMLYDYKDFPDKKFVLTVKNVFFKRVVLKTVRQD
- the secG gene encoding preprotein translocase subunit SecG, giving the protein MQILSIILQVILCIFAIVLIVTVLLQPSKGAGVSGALGGASDTSFGGGSKKARGMEAKMARFTKICAVGFMIIAVALLIIQKFS
- a CDS encoding C-GCAxxG-C-C family (seleno)protein, whose translation is MSIAGAKARSIFKDGHNCSQSVLLAFSDEFNIDPDTLLNLASSFGGGMGRLREVCGAVSGMFMVVGLKYGYSDPKDYNAKSTHYKLIQYLAKEFKRQNGSIICRELLKERKDQNTFVPEKRTETYYQTRSCPDMVEMAAAIVEKIMNVTGKIAIACDNGVISPELENCTQFLVFSISGNVIVKCETVTCDLNENIADFLSGLNVDSVVSGSIKDTSAFNKKGIKTITQAKGVPYMFLQSNVVNAK
- the rnr gene encoding ribonuclease R produces the protein MSIKEEIIRVIEEKGTPMPIKKVKEYLKDEAKGDDIDRAAFELIGEYKLFRTKGAKLALPLHVGYITGEFCANQRGFGFVYNDTGDIFIPPGNKNGAINGDTVLVKVSETAKDGKSAEGIIERVLKESSQVIVGTVDKNGRAVMVIPDNRCYDDIYIRRRGQQGLKSGQKVVVRIDARARGERHAEGTVIELLGTEHEKGIDVLSVVRAFGIPEEFSNEVIKESEKAARHPIAEDLNGREDFTSDNVFTIDGDDAKDLDDAISVGKSNGVYRLGVHIADVSHYVRKGSELDKSALERGTSVYMLDKVVPMLPKVLSNGVCSLNEKEIRLTLSCVMDIDEKGQVMSHRICKSFIKSKHRMTYNNVNKILGGDEALKVKYEDIFSDILLARELAGILEENRKAAGSIDLNIDEAKIDVDENGKPLNVHVRERGISEHMIEEFMLMANKVVAEEYFYRDIPFIYRVHDKMDAGKMEALTVFLANLGYKFKGRPDNVHTKDIQNILTLCNGEEFENIISRIVLRSMKKAEYSDECRGHFGLGFKFYCHFTSPIRRYPDLYIHRVISNTLNGKMKNLDKKRKEAAAVSDTSSKYERRAMEAEREIEAIKKAQYMEDKVGKKYDGMISGVTQNAMFVELDNTIEGIVLLSSIKDDFYVYFEKLYCVIGERTKKRYSLGDKVKVYVKSVDVRQKRVEFELVQ
- a CDS encoding sulfite exporter TauE/SafE family protein; this translates as MNIKDKFQKSRPKKRAIVNIAVGLFSGIINGFLGSAGGIAVVECLELEGYETKVSHATALLVILPLSILSVIFYAGSGYLEVNSLIFLSIGSLIGGILGAMLLKKASPKFINRLFTLIIIVCGVRMLF
- a CDS encoding sulfite exporter TauE/SafE family protein, with amino-acid sequence MNIILIITGTAFGIIGGMGMGGGVILIPVLTLLLSFSQHGAQALNLAIFFPMAVAAIVLHFKHKLIRLRSAVKLIIGGLPGAALGAYLAILLDERTLRTVFGTFLLLVAAYRIYIMEIKDKKSKKL